The Triticum aestivum cultivar Chinese Spring chromosome 6D, IWGSC CS RefSeq v2.1, whole genome shotgun sequence genomic sequence TCCAAATCATTGTACTTTAGTTTTCACAAGTTTGAATAAAGTTACagacctttttctttttcttttcaagaAAAACATGCCATGCCTGGCCACAGTCGAGTCGAGACCCAACCCCGTGTGGCGTGGAGCGACCCGACCGAGAGACGAGGGGAGACGTTCCCCGCCAAGCTCGCGGCGTCCCCTCTCCTCCATTCCCGCGCTTTgatccccaccaccaccacaccccaccgCGCCATCCTCCATCCCATCGTCCTCGCCGCCGCCGATGCGTCCCCTCccccggcctccccctcccccgcctccgCCACACGATGTTGCACACCACTCCGATCTTGACGGAGGCCAAGCGGCACGACGCCGCGGGCAAGAAGGCGGTCGCCCTCACGGCCGCGATGAGGCGCTCGGGGCCCAAGGGGCGCGGCAGCGGAGGGGGCGAGGCGGAGGGGAAGGCGGCCGTCGCCGTCGACGGCGACAAGAGCAGCCAGCACGCGCTCAAGTGGGCCGCCGACCACGTCCTCTCCCGCTCCCAGCCCTTCTTCCTGGTCCACGTCCGCCGCAAGAACACCGCCCTCAACCCCGCCGGTACGCTCTCGATTTGGGCCTCATCTGGCCGGCCGTGCGAACGATGGGATCGATTTTGATGGTACGGAATTATAGCAGATTCTCAAGCATGCGATCTACTCGTGTGCAGGTGGGAAGCAGTTCTCCACGTCGCACGTGCAGGAGGATGTCGCGGCCTGTTTTCTTGCCCAGCTGGATCTTCAGACCAAAGAGCTGATGCTGCCTTTCCAATGCTTCTGCAGCAGAAGAGGGGTATACGTTTCTTATTTCATCATCACTTTGTGTCTGGTTACATTCAAAATTTCAGCAAATTATTGTGCCCCTGTGTTTAAAAAAATCAATGCTTTTTATCGTTTTGTTAAACGAGCTGAATTTCCAGCACAAATTTACCTTTATTTTCAGATTTGTTTGGGAATTTCTCTAGGAACGAGCATGAAAGCTTATTTTAAGCTTTAATAGTAATATAAGTAGGACTAGATAAATGTCAATATAAAAAAAACGATACCACAAGTACCAAAATATCGAGTAAATGTTCTTTCTGCATTTGTGGCTGCTCAtgaatcccagttagtgccacaGTTGTTTGATGTGCAGATAAATCTAGCAATTGGGTGCCATCATAAGTTACTAACTCCCTTTTGGCTGACTTACTTTAATATCCACAGTTGCAATGCAGGGATGTCATTCTTGATGGAACAGATGTGTCAAAAGCTATTGTGGACTTTGTTGTAAAATATAATGTTGACAAGATTGTGCTGGGAGCATCATCTAAGAGTGCATTTGCAAGGTGATTTATATAAGTACATTACAACAACTTCTGCGTATCATTATCTCTTATTTGCTGGTACTCTTTCTTAGAGCAAATCTTGCCGTACTTTGATGAGCTCAATAATTTTCTTAACCATCGCAGAacaatttggaaaatggatgtggcTACATCTGTTACAAAAATTGCACCAAACTTCTGTTCGGTGTATGTGATTGCAAAAGGAAAGTTGTCTACTTTTAGGCCAGCCACTCATGCAATCGACAATGATACAAGCAAAGAGGATACGAAATCTGATGCACCTGGCAATGGGCCTTTAGCTGTACAAAGTTTGTATTTCACTTGACACTTTTATTCTTATagctgtactactccctccgtctcgaaatgagtgtcgctgatttagtacaactttgtactaaaccaGCGAcagttattttgggatggagggagtacaatatttATCTCTAGTAGATTATTCTTTGTTTGCTCATGAAGCACACGTGTAATTTGCAGGTGAACCAACACCCAAGTTCCCTGGAGAAGAACCTTCTTACAGGTGAGTCTACATCCCTAACTATCACATATAGGGTGATAGACAGGTCTCCTACAATGCTCTACTTACCTGCCTACCAGAAAGATTATGGTCCATTCTAAGCTGTTGATTGGCTGAGCTTTGTTTACCGGAAACTGTAGGGAGATCATGGCATTAAATTTTGTAGAAAAATATGTACTAGAATATGCACAAAGTTACAACGGTTGAGGATATACAGGGAAGGGTGTCGCGTAAATACTACATGTACAGGGATTCGTGGCTGAGCTTAGTTTTGGTTTAATGAAAATCTTGTAGAATTACGTGCATTAATCGGTTCACCCAAAAGCTCAAGCTGATGAGAAAGGTTTACAATGTAACACTGCCGTCATTTCTGGCTCTCCTGGGCCTAATGTGGACTGAAAGTAGGCTgtgatatttatttatttattttcattttctctAGCTGGGCCTTGACCTCAAGTTTTCTGTGCTTTCATACTAGGTAGAATTATGCACGAGACAGTTCACCCCAAAGCTCATGCGATGGAGAATGCTGGACCATATACTTAAACAAATCTAACTATATGGAAACACCAATTACATTCATGAAGTATAAAATACACAATACACTCCTACAACCATACCATTATATGCCAAGCCCTTTTAGGTGGCCAATGGCCATACCATACTAAAAACCATGAGCAAATCTAAACCTTGCGAACTAGTATTTTCTTGCACAGCATGGTTTAAATAATTCCAAAACAGAATGTATGCAAGCCAATAAGTAAATGTTAAGTTTTATATATTATAAGCTAACTTGATATTTAATATATTATAAGCTAACTTGATATTTAATATTTAATACAGTATGGAATTTCCTTTTGGTGTCTTTCCCTTCTATGTATAGTATGGGATTTCCCCTCAGTCTTTTTCCTCTCTGAGAATATCATGAGATTTGAAGTACCAGTAacaaaaaccaagaacaatggatTTAACATTCAAAACATGATGAACATTTCAGCATAGAATATTATGAGAAATCCAGGGTATGTATAATTTGCAACATATGTTATTTCAAATATAATAGAACTTGAACCCCATTTTTTTTGGCAATCTAGTCATGCCTCATGATCTAAGTAACTGTACATACTTTGCCAAGTATTAATGCAAATATTTGAAGGATGTCATTGGCTCCAATTAGCTTATTCCCTTCTGTATATTGGAGTGTTTACGTTTGATCATTTCCAAAGAATGTTGATGGATCATGTGCAAGGAAAATTTTATCCTTTCGAATGTCGAATTTGACTCTTACCCCCTACAATGCAGCAATGTAAAATATGACCGTAGCCAGTAGATCATAATAAACCCAACTATTCACGACCATTAGTCGAGCTATTTTCTATGCAGCTAAAGTTCATAGCAGATATCTTATTTTTTGTCATATCGGTTAATCTAACTATTTCGAATTTTAATGTTCTCTTCAATGTTGTGAAAATTGTGGATTACGTTTCTATTTTGGCTTGTATATTTTTTTTTGATGGGGATAGTTATTTCTTACTCTATTTGATCTCGGGCCAGGCTGATGTCGACACACGCTGCTGCGCACATCGGTACCCATTTTGATGAAGCAGCACAACATGGCAACCTCAAGACACTAGTTCGACAGAAAAGTGCCGATTCACATCTTTCAAAAACATCTTCATGTCCAAGTGAATTCATAAGAGTTGTGAATAAACAAGGCAATCATTTGTCTCCAGAATATCCTGAGAATCGTAGAGAAACCTTGTTTTTGCTAAATAAGGACAATGAGCATCCATTCCAGGCTCCACATGAAGAATACTTGGGCATTGATGATAATGCACTTAGTCTTGAATATAATGCCTATGGCTCTTTAACCCCAACTGGAGAATGTGCTTCATCAGCTTCGAACTATCAAGCAGTATGATTCGAGCATTTCTACCAGAAGCTTTGTATCCTAATTCTTTATGGCATACGGAACTACTAAAATCGGTTATATACAAGTCTTACCAACACCATGTCATTTGTAGGATGATGTGAAAGCTGATCTGAGGCAATTTCAGAAAAGGAATGGCAATATGCTTCGGAACTACAAAGAGGTACTGGTTATTGTTTACCATTTTGTGTCTTTGGTTCTGATCTTGCACTAGATCTGAAGGAAGCATTCTTTTGGGATCACAGTTACCTCTTGGGACCGAAGATGGGACAGAAAACTTGCATGCGGTTTATGAACGAGAAGATGGTCCTTTACTTGGCAGACAAGGTGCCAAACCGAATTCAGCGGCTCGTGGCCCAAAGCAAAACCTATTGACACTTGAAACTTTATCTTCCGACCCTCAGCATAGAGAAAGAATCACAGAGGAATTTATGGATCACAGTGCCCAGAAACAAGTTAACCCAATGTTGCGACGTTTGCCTCCAAAAATTTTCTCACCTCGAAATGATAGATATGCACCTGCTCCAGAGGAGAAACATAAACTTGAACTGAACAGCAAACCCTTGCCAAGGCCAATTGAGACTAAAAGAATACTAGAGTGTCTCCCTACTAGATTAGAGTGCAGATTGTATAATCCAAAGGAAATCGCGAAGGCGACCAATAATTTCTCAGAAGACCTGAAGGTTGGGGAAGGAGGTTATGGACCAGTCTATAAAGCTACACTTAATAATACCCCTGTTGCAGTCAAGATTCTTCACTCCAATGTAACTCAAGGCCTGAAACAGTTTCAACAGGAGGTATGGTCATAGCTCATTTTGCTTGACAAAACTGCCTTTTGCCACTACAATTTCTCTTTTCCAAACTAAAAGAGAAATGTTGTCAGGATATGTATTGGCATTAGGGCCGGTTTGGAAGAGAAGTATTTCCTGGCAAAGTTCAATACCAAAATTTTACCGGGAAATATCATTCTTCCGAACCAGCCCCTTACAATGTTTAACAAAACAAAAAACGTTGCATCCACAGTTCCCGCACTTCAACTTAGTCAATTTTCTCACTACAAATAGCCAGATACTGAAGTCAAAGGCAACATTATTCGGATGGAGATAGCATTTAGTTGTATGATAATGCGGTGATTTTTTTTAAACATTAGAAAATGAAAGGATTTTTACTTTTTCAGTAATGTAATTGATAAGTTTTGTTATCATCAGATTGATCTGCTGAACAACCTTCGGCATCCCAACATGGTACAACTAGTGGGTGCTTGTCCCGAGTATGGTTGCCTAATATACGAGTACATGCCGAATGGTAGCCTCGAGGACCGGCTCTATTGTCGTTCAAACACTCCGCCACTGCCATGGCAGCTCCGTTTCAAGATTTCAGTGGAGTTAGCCACTGGCCTGCTCTACCTACACCAAATGAAGCCTGAAGCCTTTGTTCACCGAGACCTCAAGCCTGGGAACATCCTCCTTGGCGAAGATTTTGTCTGCAAGATCGCCGATGTTGGTCTCGCCCGCATCATCCCCCGATCGATGGATGACACAAAGACGCAGTACCGGATGACCGACGCAGCGGGGACCTTTTGCTACATTGATCCTGAGTACCAGAAGACGGGACTGGTCAGCACAAAATCTGATGTGTATGCCCTCGGCATTATCTATCTTCAGATGATCACCGCAAAGGACGCCATGGGGCTCGCCTACGCTGTATCTGATGCACTGGAAGAAGGGACCTTTGAGGATCTCTTGGATAGCAGAGTGACTGGCTGGCCGGTGGAGGAGGCGAAGAGGTTTGCCGAGCTTGCACTGAAATGCTGCGAGCTGCGGCATAGAGACCGCCCCGATCTGGAATCTGTTGTGCTGCCTGAGCTAGTCCGTCTGCATGCACTAAGTGTGCCATCTGAACATCCTTCCGTGGACCAATCCCATCAGCGTTCAGCCAGTGACAAGGTAAAAGAACTGACCAGTTGGTCGCCCTTTGTTGTCTCCATTGGCTtatgaacaatgtttcggtttttCAATTTGGCGATGGAAACACCGAAATTGTAACAAAGTAATTAGGATATCTTACATCTGGAAATTAGCTGAAATCTGTTAAATTTTTCGATGTCTCACCTAGGCTTTTAACTCTTTTTTTTTTCTACTAGGAATGCAGGATTTAATTTTGATTGATGGCTTGTCTGAGATTCTTACCGAAGGTAGTGCGAAGGCAGGATCATTTTCAGCATAGCAATATGAGGACCAGGAGTAGGGTGTGTCAGGCTGTCAGCTGTCGCACTGGAACCTGCAGCTGTTCCAACTTTGATGTACATACTGCACTATCCCagcaaaaatttcagattgttgTAGTTCTTTCTCCAGAAATGTTTAAATCAACAAACCTGTACATTTAACATACAATTTTGTAGCTCACATCTGCTAGTACAGAAGAACTCACACCTTCATGACCTGGGTCAATCACATGCTGCTTTCCTGTCATCCAGGGCCGAGGACTTTGATCCGGACTGGGAATTATGTAAACAGACTCGGAGAGAGATTTGCTGTAAGGACATATTTCTGACAAAGATTACTGTAAACAACAAGGGATCACATAAACAACGAAAATGTTTCATATTGGAAGACTCGGTCGCACCTAATTGCGCATTTCTTATCCACAATTTTTTGACGGCAAGCTACTCGGCCATTTTAGTGATTAACAACGACAGTTACATCGTTCAGAAGAAAGGGCAAAGAGGAAACCCAAGTACAAGCTTCAGGAGGTAGAGAAACGTACCTAACTATCTCAATGTGCCACCGAATTGGCTTCCCTTGGGCAGTGTTCAAATCTAGCTTTGTCAAATCCACTAGCTGTTACTCCATCCGTCCTTTTTTATAAGACATTTTAGCCAGTCCGCTTTGAACTGTTTTGGGCGTGTCTGAAATGTGTAAAACATCATATAaaagggaacagagggagtacattgcaGTCATGAAAAATATCAGGTAGAGCTTGCTCTTGCTGATACACCACCATCACATAAAGTTTGGATAACACTCTCGCAATCAGATCGCAGTATGATCATATGGCTCCCATCTCTTGAGCCAAGAATAACTCATTTATAGCTGCATATGCTTCAGCCGTAAGCACGTCCAAAATTGATTGCGCCATATGCGAACACGTCCTTCTTCCATCGCCAATGCACCTACCGCAAGCAGCAGAACCGGATACATGCCCTGGTGGTTGATGGCGCCGTGCTGACTGATCCCGACGACATGGCCGCGGCGACCTTCGCGCCCTTCTTGCACTGATCGACCCCGTGACTGCACCCTCGACCTTCAGCACCTCATCGAGCCTGCCAATCTCGATGACCTTGATGCTCCCTTCACCGAAGATGAGATTTGGCAAGCGGTGAAGCGCTTGCCAGCGCGCAAGGCGTCAGGTCCGGATGGCTTCACCGCGGAGTTCCTACGCTCCTGCTGGTCTGTCGTCAAGCACGACCTCATTTGCGTCTTCCAGCAGCTCTACGCGCTCCGGGGACGCGGGTTCAGCCGCCTAAACCAGGTGCTGCTTACGCTGATTCCCAAGCGCGCCGACGCGGCCAGCCTGGGTGACTATAGGCCAATCAACctagctaattttttttaaataatacattttttataaAATTTGAAAAATAATATACGGTTTTGAGAAATTACACAAATAATACGGCGTCGGCTGTAAGCCGACTGGTGCTAGTCGGCCAGCGGCAAGCCGAATAGGGTCCACTCGGCCACCGGTAAGCCGATTAGTGGCTGGGCCACCCGACGCACGGCCAGTCGGCCAGGTTGCATGCAGTCGGCCGAGGGGAGGCCGACAGGCCGGCCTATCGGCTTCAGGTAAGCCGATAAGTGGCTGAATGGATGGGGTGCTGCGTGTGTGATCGATGGATGGCTGGGTACGTGGGCTGATTGATTTCAATATTGTATGTGTTGGCTGATTGATTTCAGTATTGCATGGCCACGTGCAGATGCATGACAAAACCACCTACGATGCGTACTAGCACAGGATCATGACTTGGTACAGCACTACAGCCAGTGCGTACGCGCATGACCTGGCCGGGTTGTACGTGGTCCAGGACCTGGTGTAGTGGTGTATATACAATACATCGAATATGTGTACACTGGCCGGCCGCATATGCATACGCGAGTACCCGAATACCCGTATGCCTGACTAACCCATGGACTCGCACATATATAATACTGAAATCAATCAGCCCACGCATGCCCACGCAGCCATCCATCGATCACACACGCAGCACCCCATCCATCCAGCCACTTATCGGCTTACCAGAAGCCGATCGGCCGGCCTATCGGCCTCCCCTTGGCCGACTGCATCCAACCTGGCCGACTGGCCGTGCGTCGGGTGGCCCAGCCACTAATCGGCTTACCGGTGGCCGACTGGGCCCTACTCGGCTTGCCGCTGGCCGACTGGCTCCAGTCGGCATACAGGAGGCCGACGCCGTATTATTTGTGTAATTTCTCAAAACCGTATATTATTTTTCAAATTTTATAAAAAaattgtattatttaaaaaaattagcatCAACCTAATCCACCTCGTGGCCAAGATCTTCGCGAAGGTGTTGTCCCTTCTCCTTGCGCCCAAGCTAAACGACCCGGTCAGCCCCATCCAGAACGCTTTCATCCCCGGTCGCAGCCTCCACGACAACTTCACACTGGTCCGGCAATCGGCACGGCTACTTCACCACCTGGGCGCCCCGCGCATCCTCCTGAAGCTCGACCTTGCGCGGGCCTTCGACTCCGTGTCATGGCCGTTCCTCTTCAAGACCCTGCGCCGCTACGGGTTTAGCGATCGCTTCCTTGGCTGGATCGTTATTCCCCTGTCCTCCGCGAGCACCAGGATCCTCCTGAATGGGGTTCCAGGACCGGCGATTTGGCACCATTGTGGGCTGCTCCAAGGCGACCCCGTCTCGCCGCAGCTCTTTGTGCTTGCCGTTGACACGTTGGGATGCGACTTTCACCGTGCCGCCGCGCTCAACGTTCTGCAACAGCTACACCCTCGCCGCGCGATCCCGATCATCTCCGTGTACGCGGATGATGTCATCCTCTTTTGCCACCCCTCTGCTGGCGACACGCTCGCTGTCCGGGAGATCCTGCAGCTCTTTGGCCGAGCATCAGGCCTGCGGGTCAATTTCCAGAAGAGCACCGCCACGGCGATCCGCTGCGAGGAAGAGGAGATCGGTATGGCCGCTAAGGCCCTGGGCTGCCCGCTCGCCGAGTTCCCCATCACCTACCTAGGAATCCCCCACACCCTCCGACGCCCAACCGCCACTCAACTCCAACCCCTCGTCGACAAAACTGCCGGGAAGCTGCCCACCTGGAAAGCCCACCTCATGAATAAAGCCGGACTCCTCGCCTTTGTCAAGGCCATGCTAAGCACGATCCCCATACACGAGCTCCTGGTGCTCGCGCCCCCAAAGAAGATCATCAAGCTCCTGGAGAAAATCCAGCGAGGATTCCTTTGGTCCGGACGCGCTGAAGCACACGGTGGCAACTGCCATGTTAATTGGCGGCGGGTCTGCCGCCCCACCCGCCTTGGTGGTCTCGGCATACATTATCTCGAGCGCATGGGCTTGGCCTTGCGCATCAGATGGCTTTGGCTTGCCCGCACGGATGACAACAGAGCTTGGGCTGGCCTCGACCCGTAGTTCACTAGCGAGGAACGTGCCTTCTTCTTCGCATCCACCACCATGATCATCGGCAATGGCCCGCGCGCACTGTTTTGGGAGGACCGTTGGCTCAATGGGCGCTCCATCTCGGAGATCGCGCCCCAACTGTACGCTGTCGTCCCCAAACATCGCCGCAAAAACAGAACGGTGGCGGATGCCCTTCAGGCGCACAGATGGGCTTCTGACATCCAGGGCGTCATTGGCATCCAGGAGATTGGTCAGTACTTGCTAACTTGGCGGGCAATCGAGTCCATCACCCTCTCCTCCGAGCCAGACCGCCTGCAATGGATGTGGAATGCGTCAGGAACATACACACAGCAGTCCGCCTACCTTGCCACTTTCCAAGGCTCGACCCACTGCCCCGCATGGAAGCTCACATGGAAAAGCTGCCCCCCTCCCCGCGTGAAGTTCTTTCACTGGCTCGCTAACCTGGAACGCTGCTGGACGGCCGACCGCCTTGCTCGCCGTGGGCTGCCGCACCCAGCCCGCTGCCTGCTCTGCAATCAAGCGCCCGAGTCGATCCACCACCTGTTCCTGGCATGCCCCTTCTCCAAGCTGGTGTGGCACGAAATCCTCTCCTGGCCGCGTCTTACTTGCAACGCGCCGGATGGCGAGGACTCCCTAACTGATTGGTGGCGCACGACACAACAGGCCACGCCCAAGCCGATGCAAAAAGGCCTCTCCACCGCGACGCTGCTGATTCCTTGGATGACCTGGAAGCATCGCAACGAATGCATCTTCGACGCAGCAACCCCATCAGCAAACACTCTGATCGTGAGGATCAAGGACGAAGCTGCGCTATGGGCGACCGCGGGCGCACGAGGATTGCGTGTCATCCTCCCCCCATCATGGGATGTCCACTGATCTTTCATTTTGCCTGTAACCCTGCCTCTTAGGAGGTTGTAACAAACTCTCTTCCTTTTCAATACAAAGAAATGCAAAAGTCTTTTGCGTTTTCTCAAAAAAAGCACGCGCAGAGCATTTTCAATGTTGAAGCTCCTTGCGGCGACAAAGCTATCAGTTGTGTATCATAATCACTCCGGTAGCGCCCTCCCCAATCTCCGTGTTTGAAAGCAACATCAACATTGAACATACACATTCCTTCAAAGCATCTCCAACATATGATGGCCGCTTAGGCCACTTTGGGCCCAAAAACCTGCACCAACAGCTATTGTATATGTAAACAGTGTTCCAAATGTTTTTGGGCAGGCCTAAATTAATTTTGCCTCCTGCTGCTCAATATTTACAACACGGGTACGGCTGTTGTAAAAATGGAGGACCACATGAAAAAGGCCGTTTAGGCCACTTTGTGCCAAAAACGTTGCTCCAACAAACTATGCAAAAACGCAACTATGGTGAAAAAAAGGTCGTTTAGGGCACctttacatcatctgttggagcaaCAACCACCGCGGTGATGTAAAATCTTCTCTCCTACCCTATATCGGTTTTTACATCACCAACTTATTCAACACATGTTGGAGATGCTATGAGGATCGGGCAAACCCACCGATGACAAGGTCGATCCGGGGATTTCTTTGGGCTCCTCCCAACCTTTAGTTCAACGCTAACGCTCCAATAGACATAGCAGTGCTCTAGGGATAGTTTGAGCATGTTCTCCTTGTGTCAGTTGACGCTGCTCCCACCAAATAAGCCATGCCGCTTGCATTGCCATTTGATCCCTAGGACGCCCAACTTATTTATCATCTGTATAGAGTATCTCATTATGTACCAGACAAGGAAGCGACAACCTAAAATTAAACGGCCTCAGCGAGTCCCACCTCAAGTGTCTGTCCTCCCATTTCAGCTCCCCACATAATCCTGTAAATCTCCATGACACGCCGCTACCATCTACCATGTCAATGTTTTTTCTGGAAAAGAAGGATGCCCCGGGCCTCTGCATGaggatgatgcatgcagccatatattATTAAGAAGGCAAAATCCACCGGCCGAACAATATCAGCCCGAAAATAAAGTGAAAAGAAAACCCGAGGCCGCATGCCTCATGACAGTGACTCCACTAGATAGCCACTAACCCTATGTTACAAGACGACATCAAAATGAAAAATACACAACTCCTAAgctacgccttcaagaaggaatcaTCACACGTGCGCTGATGATGGCGACTCCAACACAAGGTTGAACTCCGAATTCTCATCCCCAAAGTCAGGCTTCAATCCACCACCTTTAGCAAGGTCACGACGCAGGCGCACTTAGCTTGATCAGATAGCTTATGTTTCCACCTGAGTGCATAAACTCATCGTTGAAGCTGCTTGTACCATCATCTCTTATCCGGCAACCGATGGCTCGATAGCCGGATACCTCTGGAGAAGACACTGGAAGACAACAAAGTCGATACCGCCTGCCTCCCGCCACTGATGCACCACCTTCGATCCAGCAGCAACAGGCTAAACATGACACCTCCGCCAGAGCCACCATGCATCACCTGCCGGTAGCAGGCATGACTTGACGCCTCCGCATGAGACGTCGTGCGTAGCATCTGACCATTGGCTTCACCGGCCGGCGACAGGCATTGCCTGATGTCTCTGAAATAGACGCATGTATCACCTGCCGAACCGCACCGAACTCGATCTTTGCATCCATCATGTCAATGTAATTGCATGTATAGCAACCTGCACAAGCACATTCGGATCATTCCTCCATAAGATCTATAAGCCCCTGCTTCTCCTATCACTCTTCTCAGTTGCCATATGATGAAATCCTAAACTCCTCATTATTTTTGCTGTCTTACCATTACCAACATGTCTCATACTGGAAATCCACGTTCGGTTTATGTTGCCTCTGGACATCGAGGAGCGCACAAACTGCACACCCGAGTGCAGCTCACCGAAAACTGCACAACCACTGCTTACCATTCCCAGTCGCGTCCGATCGTCCGATTGCTTTAAGATTAGTAAAATTGATTAGTCTTAGGCCTTTGATTATTGTAAGGCGGGTCCATTCATGCATGTTTTTTCTGCTTTTGCAAGAGTTTCATACGCCCCCCCCCCACCTCCCACGCTAGTTTAATTTCATCTTTTAATTTTAATCTACTATATTTCGAACCGAAAGTCATAAATTATGTTTCGTTTGCATATATCTCTATTGTCGCGACGAGAACTTTCGAACAAGACTAATCTTGTATATATTTCGACAATTTTGTccatttctttaaaaaaaaaatccAAGTTTCAAATATTGAAACTCGATAGTCGTATCATTAAgttttgccaagtttcatcaagttTTACCAAGTTCCATATGATTTTAGGGTTTCGGTGTTCTGAGCTTAGGGCTTTAGGTTTAAGGTTTAAGTTCAGTTTTTGAAACCTACTAAATTTATCATCATTCCTATCAAATTTTACTAGTTGAAACTTGCCCGGCCGTCCGATTTGGTCGCGGTCTGTAATGTTATTGGATTCCGCACGAGGGCACATCAAGTTTTAAATTTAAGTTTCTGCAACTTGTGATTTTTTTGTTCGCTTGCACCAAGTTTTAGCACTTGAAACTTAACAAAGTTTTTAAAACTCGTCAAAATGTATTCAAAATGGATCTTATTTAAAAGCCCTCGTCACAAGAAATACAAATATAAAAACCAAATATAATTTTGACATTTGGTTCAAAAGATATAATTGACTCAAATTCGAAAGTCAAAATAAAAATAATGGGATGTAGGATGGGTGGGGCTGCCAAAAGCTGCTCACATGGACCCCATATAAGATAATTAGGTACAAAAGCACATGCAAAGACCAAACCAATTTCTAAATTGCTAAGCAATCGAACGGACAGAAATCTGCGTGCCGCCACACCAACGTGCCACAAATGGTCTTCCTGCAGTTCACGGGAGCTTCAGACTAATATTTACATAGATCCCGGCGGCACTCCTCTAGAGCCTGTCATATTTTCATCGTTA encodes the following:
- the LOC123143837 gene encoding U-box domain-containing protein 35 isoform X1; amino-acid sequence: MLHTTPILTEAKRHDAAGKKAVALTAAMRRSGPKGRGSGGGEAEGKAAVAVDGDKSSQHALKWAADHVLSRSQPFFLVHVRRKNTALNPAGGKQFSTSHVQEDVAACFLAQLDLQTKELMLPFQCFCSRRGLQCRDVILDGTDVSKAIVDFVVKYNVDKIVLGASSKSAFARTIWKMDVATSVTKIAPNFCSVYVIAKGKLSTFRPATHAIDNDTSKEDTKSDAPGNGPLAVQSEPTPKFPGEEPSYRLMSTHAAAHIGTHFDEAAQHGNLKTLVRQKSADSHLSKTSSCPSEFIRVVNKQGNHLSPEYPENRRETLFLLNKDNEHPFQAPHEEYLGIDDNALSLEYNAYGSLTPTGECASSASNYQADDVKADLRQFQKRNGNMLRNYKELPLGTEDGTENLHAVYEREDGPLLGRQGAKPNSAARGPKQNLLTLETLSSDPQHRERITEEFMDHSAQKQVNPMLRRLPPKIFSPRNDRYAPAPEEKHKLELNSKPLPRPIETKRILECLPTRLECRLYNPKEIAKATNNFSEDLKVGEGGYGPVYKATLNNTPVAVKILHSNVTQGLKQFQQEIDLLNNLRHPNMVQLVGACPEYGCLIYEYMPNGSLEDRLYCRSNTPPLPWQLRFKISVELATGLLYLHQMKPEAFVHRDLKPGNILLGEDFVCKIADVGLARIIPRSMDDTKTQYRMTDAAGTFCYIDPEYQKTGLVSTKSDVYALGIIYLQMITAKDAMGLAYAVSDALEEGTFEDLLDSRVTGWPVEEAKRFAELALKCCELRHRDRPDLESVVLPELVRLHALSVPSEHPSVDQSHQRSASDKDLILIDGLSEILTEGSAKAGSFSA
- the LOC123143837 gene encoding U-box domain-containing protein 52 isoform X2, whose protein sequence is MLHTTPILTEAKRHDAAGKKAVALTAAMRRSGPKGRGSGGGEAEGKAAVAVDGDKSSQHALKWAADHVLSRSQPFFLVHVRRKNTALNPAGGKQFSTSHVQEDVAACFLAQLDLQTKELMLPFQCFCSRRGLQCRDVILDGTDVSKAIVDFVVKYNVDKIVLGASSKSAFARTIWKMDVATSVTKIAPNFCSVYVIAKGKLSTFRPATHAIDNDTSKEDTKSDAPGNGPLAVQSEPTPKFPGEEPSYRLMSTHAAAHIGTHFDEAAQHGNLKTLVRQKSADSHLSKTSSCPSEFIRVVNKQGNHLSPEYPENRRETLFLLNKDNEHPFQAPHEEYLGIDDNALSLEYNAYGSLTPTGECASSASNYQADDVKADLRQFQKRNGNMLRNYKELPLGTEDGTENLHAVYEREDGPLLGRQGAKPNSAARGPKQNLLTLETLSSDPQHRERITEEFMDHSAQKQVNPMLRRLPPKIFSPRNDRYAPAPEEKHKLELNSKPLPRPIETKRILECLPTRLECRLYNPKEIAKATNNFSEDLKVGEGGYGPVYKATLNNTPVAVKILHSNVTQGLKQFQQEIDLLNNLRHPNMVQLVGACPEYGCLIYEYMPNGSLEDRLYCRSNTPPLPWQLRFKISVELATGLLYLHQMKPEAFVHRDLKPGNILLGEDFVCKIADVGLARIIPRSMDDTKTQYRMTDAAGTFCYIDPEYQKTGLVSTKSDVYALGIIYLQMITAKDAMGLAYAVSDALEEGTFEDLLDSRVTGWPVEEAKRFAELALKCCELRHRDRPDLESVVLPELVRLHALSVPSEHPSVDQSHQRSASDKECRI